A region of the Dickeya chrysanthemi NCPPB 402 genome:
GAAAGGGCGAGGCCCAAGGATGGGCCGAGTAATAAAGCCAACGCACCTGCAACTTGAAGTATGACGGGTATATATACAAGAACACTACGAGCACACAGCAAAAAAGGAAATATTTTCCTCAATACCTTCTTGAATAAAGGAATGCTCGTATGTACAAAAAATACCTCGTCCGCGCCATGACGGTGGCCGGTCTGTTTTCTCCCGTCATAACCTTTGCCGCCGGCACCTGGTCAGATGCCAGGAACGACGCCATGGGCGGCACCGGCGTCGCTTCGTCGCATTACGGTTCCGCCGCACTGATCAACCCGGCATTACTGACCAAAGCGCAAGCCGGCGACCATGTGAGCCTGATTTTGCCTTCCGTGGGCGTCTTCATTGCCGACCCGGACAAAGTGGAAGACAAGTTCGACCTCATCAAAAGTAGCTGGGACAGCGTTAGCAACACCCTGAATGCCAGCAGCGGCATCAGCAATCCGCTGTTACGCCGACTGGCGTTGCAGCAAGGCATCGCCTCCTTCCAGTCGCTGCGGGACGAACTACAAAACATCAACGGCGATAGCGCCTACGGCGACGCGGCCGCCGCCACCGTGGTGGCAATTCCTAACGACACGCTGCCCCTGGCGTTTGTGGTGAAAGGCTGGGGCATCGCCAACGCCAAAGCCGTCGTCACCGACCGCGATCTGGCTTATCTGGATAGCGTGGCGGCAGGTACGACAATCCCCACCTCGGCGGATCTGAACAACTTTACGTCTCGGGCCGAAGGCGTCGGTGCACT
Encoded here:
- a CDS encoding conjugal transfer protein TraF, which produces MYKKYLVRAMTVAGLFSPVITFAAGTWSDARNDAMGGTGVASSHYGSAALINPALLTKAQAGDHVSLILPSVGVFIADPDKVEDKFDLIKSSWDSVSNTLNASSGISNPLLRRLALQQGIASFQSLRDELQNINGDSAYGDAAAATVVAIPNDTLPLAFVVKGWGIANAKAVVTDRDLAYLDSVAAGTTIPTSADLNNFTSRAEGVGALVTEYGVAMAKQVDIAGQSVSVGITPKLQRIDTYNYIASINNYSASDFRNSEFKKSSSGANLDLGFSTDLTSRWSAGLVAQNLIGRRIDTKEVQGIQRTFTVRPQVTAGTAWNTETLTLATDIDLTPASGFNGETKNQYAGVGAEYRALSWAQLRVGYRANMRDSDKNQVTAGFGLSPFGIHLDLTGMVGTESKHTYGAAAKLSFTF